TTCGTTGGTGTTTTCGTTTTCCGCAGTCATCGTTCCCCCTTCCCTATTCTCCGATTTCGGAGCGGCGGCCTTGGCCTACCGTCCGCCCGAGACCAGATTGGCGGGAGGATCGACGATGACCTGCTCCCCGCCACTAAGGCCGGAGAGCACGGATACATTGCCGTTTCCGAGCGGATAGCCGACCCGCACAACGCGAAGCGATGGCTGACCGTCCTTGAGGACGAACACCGAGGGCAAACTGCCTCGCCATACGAGCGCGTTTTCGGGGATCGACGGTACCGCGCGCAATGGCACGGAACTGTCTGGAATGGTGACTTCCACATACATACCAGGTCCACCCGGCACGCCCTTGGGCAGGTCGAACTTGACCTTGACCGTGTGGCGTTGGCGATCGGCCATGGGGAAAATCTGAGCCACCTTGGCCTGAATTTTGGCGCCACCGATATCAAGCCGGGCCGGAACAAACATGCCTTTGGAAAGGCCGTTCACCAACCGCACCGGCACATCGGCGATGATGCGCAGAAAATCCGTATGGGCAAACTCGATCAGCGGCGTTCCCGGTTGCACCGTGTCACCGACTTCGGCCAGCTTCTCGACGATCACGCCATCAAAAGGCGCGGTCTGCCGGGCATCCTTCAATTTCGCATCAAGGGATTCAAGATTTGCCCGCGCCGTGGTGATGCTGTTGCGGGCCTGATTGACCCCGGCACCCTGAGCATAGAGATCGGCATGCCGTTCGAGGCCCGGATAGGTCCGGCCCATCATCTCGCCCATGGGTCGGGTGAACATCTGATCAAACATGTTGGGCATTCCCATGCCCGGCATGCCCGTCATGCTGTTCGTCCGCGGCGAGATCAATTCCCGGGAATACTGGACCTGCGCGTTGCGCAAGGCCGTCTCCGCGTTATAGATCTGCGCCTGGGCGGCTCGGCGTTGCGCCTGAATGTCGTCATCGTCAATGGCAACGACCACATCCCCCTTCTTGACGCTATCCCCTTCGGAGCCGGCGATGAATTCCACCCGCCCCGGGATCTGCGCTGTGAAGGTCGCTTCCTTGAAAGGAATCACCGTACCACCGACCGTCGCCGTTCCGCCCACTTGGACGGATTGAACGACCATCGTCTTAAAATCTTGCGCCTGCGCGCTGCCCGCCACGAAGGCGCCAAGCACCAACGCGGCGACCGCACTCTTCCAGCCCGAACCGTTCATTTTCTAAAACCTTAGACTTTCCCCATGACTTCGAAGCTCTTGATAAAGGGTCCGGCCATACGCGGATCCTTGACCATCGCTCCGTAGTCACCGACCACGAACTGAAGCTTACGAGAGGTATAGGCCATGCCGAGGCCCATCATGCCCGGAGGCTTCTTCATCCACTTTTCCCAGTCCTTGGCGGACGCGCGGATGTCCCAATTCAGCTCCTGTCCTTCGTAGGCACCCCCAGAGATCGCCTGGCCATTTTCGACCACCAGCACACCTCGAGGATTGTCCTCACCCACGTAACCATAACCAATTGCCGAGGCGAACCCGATCTTGGCCAGCGCGCTCGCCAAATCCGGCATCGCATTCCACTGGTCCTTAAAGGTGTCCATCCATTCGGCTGAAAAAACTTCAGACATGCAAAGCCCCCCGTCTTGTCTTGTGTCCCAGTTCCGGACAGGTCATCCGAAACATGTGCCTATGTTGATTCCCTTAATTCCGTCCCCGGTGCAACTGTTGTCGCTGTGTGGTTCGGGCCTTCCAAGCAGGGCGCGATCTTTTATTGACCGGGTGGGTCAAGGGATGGGCATCTTAGCACAAGACCCCGCACAATAAAGTGCTTTGTGCGACAATTTCGGGTCATGGATGAGCAAATGCCGACAATCGGCTGATTAGTTGCGCGATTCCGTCTCCGCGTGGTAGCCTGATGATAATCTAATATGAAAATTTCGGCGGATTCCAAAGAGAATCAACCCACTAAACAGGGTAACAGCCGGGAAAACAACGAGCGGGGAAACGCTGGAATGCTAGATACTGAAGGGGTCTGCGACGATCCCGAAGGCCGTTGCGACGACCATGCCTATCGTCTGGCGGTCTATCAGGCGGGACACGCGCTTGTGGCGCGTGCCTTGGGGCATCGAATCATGACCGTCCGGCTGCTGCCGCGACCGCCCATCACCATCACCGACAAGAGCTTTTTGCACAATAACTGGGATTCCTTCATGGATATGTTGGAAGCTCGGGTCATTGAGTTGTTTGGCGGGCAGATGGCGGAGCACATGATCTGCGGCTCCCATACCTGTTGCACCGGCGACATTTCGCGTATCGACGAGTTGACCCGGCTTCTGGCCGGTCTAAACGAAGATACTGATTATGAGGATGTTTTCTTCCATCTGGAAGAAGTCGCGCAGAATATTTTCACCGATTCGCGAACCATAGACGCGCTCCTGCCTTTGGCCGAATTCCTCTACGAAAAGGAGTTGGCCACGGAATACGAGATTCCGGGCGAGGAACTGGACGCGATCATCGACCAGTACGTCGACCCCATACCCCAGAACAACTCGCGATTCTCAAAGCTTTTTAAAATGATCAGTAAATAAAGCCGAATCGGGCGTTATCCCATTCAAACCTGAAGGGGGCTAAACGGTCATCTCATGAAGGGGACGACCTTCAGATTCGGGACACTAAAACCAGATTTTGGGAGTCGCTTCCCTAAAAGGGAAACATATTCCCCCACATGTAGGACATGGGCTGCGAGAACGCATGTGTGGCACGCCCCACATCCCGGCCCATATATCCAACGATTGAGGTCAAACCGGTCACCGCCGCCGACATGTTGTGAACGTTGGAGGTCATGGTCTTCACGTTGGTATTCAACTGACCGACGCTCGAATCCAAGTTGGCCACCGATTCGTTCATACCGCTAACCGATTCGTTCATGCGGACCAGGTTGTTATGCATACCCGCCATATCGGCCGCCATGCGTTCCTGGATCACCGTCATGCGGACCACCGAGGCATTCATTTCCAACATGACATCGGTCATGACGTAGACCTTCTGCGCCATGCCGTACATCACCCAGGTGAAAACGCTCATGACCACAACGATTCCCGCCGTGGTCAAAACGATAAAGCGTCCGCTTGTTTGTCGCCGGTACATGACTTCCCCCGTCGTCCCCGGTTCAAGCTCATTCTTGAACGTACTGTTAATTATCCGCCGGAGCCCTTTGGGGGCCCGGCGAATACCACTACCTTAGGCCTTTTCTCCGCCCTTGTTAAGCCAAAAAATTAGCACATGCTTATATACATTCACTTTCATGCACTTACCCATCCTTTTCGCCCTCTCCGAAGCCTCGCCCGTCATCCCGCAGCCAGACATATATGGCCGGAATCACCAAAAGGGTGAGTGCCGTCGAGGACATCAGGCCGAAAACCATGGAAATGGCCAACCCCTGGAAGATCGGATCGGCAAGAATGAACGCCGCGCCAATCATCGCCGCCAACGCGGTGAGGAAGATCGGCTTGAAGCGCGTGGCTCCGGCATCGATCAGGGCCTGACGCAAGGGAATCCCTGTTTCCCGTTGATGATTGATGAAATCCACCAAGAGAATCGAATTCCGCACGATAATGCCCGCCAAGGCGATGAAGCCGATCATGGAGGTGGCGGTAAAGGGCGCATTAAACAGCCAATGGCCGATCACAATGCCGATTAGCGTCAGGGGTACGGGCACCAAGATCACCAGCGGGACCTTGAACGAGCCGAACTGACCGACCACCAACAGGTAGATGGCCATGATGGCCACCGCGAAGGCGGCCCCCATATCGCGGAAGGTCACGTAGGTGATCTCCCATTCGCCGTCCCACAGCACGGAAACCTTGGATTCGTCCTCCGGCTGGCCGTGATAAAGAAATTCGGGCGGCCCCACCGATCCCCAATCCATGCTCGCCACCTGATCTTCCACGGCGAACATGCCGTAGACCGGGGCTTCGAATCGCCCGGCGGGCTCGCCCATGATCATTTCGGCAAAATGGCCGTCACGACGAAAGATCGGGAAAGAGGCCTGTTCACGCACGATTCGCACCACATCGCCCAGTTCGACGATTCGCCCTCCATCGCCCGCCGGACCCGGTGCAGGCAGCGGCGTGGCCAGCAGGCGCTCTGATGGGTAGAGATCGCTTTTCGGCAGCCGCACGGCAATTTCGATGGGATCGGCTCCCCGTCCCCGCTGGGAATGACCGACCGTGACCCCGCCCAACAGCACCTGTAGCGAATCGTACACCGCCTGTTCCGAAACGCCATGGAATTCCAGGGCTTCCTGATCGATGACAAACCGCAAACGCTCGGTGGGTGCCCCAAAGGAATCGTCCACATCGACGACAAAATCCACCGCTTCATAGGCCTGGCGGATCTTTGCCGCCGCCGCCCGGCGCGATTCGGCGTCGGGCCCATAGACCTCGGCCAGCAAGGTGGAGAGCACCGGCGGTCCCGGCGGCACTTCGACCACTTTTACCGAGGTCCCTTCGGGCACCTCCAGGTCCGCCAGCTTTTGCCGCACGTCCAAGGCAATGTCGTGGCTGGTCCGGTCGCGGTGATGCTTGGCCGTCAGATTGACCTGCAAATCCCCCAGTTCCGGCTTTTCACGCAAATAGTAATGCCGCACCAGGCCATTGAAGTTGAACGGCGCCGAGGTGCCCGCATAGGCCTGGATCGATACCAGCTCCGGCAGGTCACGGATGCGCTCGGCAGCCGCCTTCAGCACCCTTTCGGTATCTTCCAGCGCACTGCCTTCGGGCAGATCCACCACGATCTGGAACTCCGACTTGTTGTCGAACGGCAGCAGCTTGACCGTCACGTCCTTGGTGGCGAATAGCACCATGACACCGATGGTCGCCACGGAGGTCACGGCCAGCAGCAGCTTGGATCGTCCCCGTCCTTCCAGCACCGGACGGGCCACCCGGCGGTAAAAGGCACCGAGCTTGCCTTCGTGTTCCAGATGATCATAGGACGTTGAATCGGGTTCGAAGATGTCGAACTCCTCGCGCAGGCGGTCATCTACCTCTTTCTCCGAGCAACGCAAAATCGGCGAGAGCAGCTTGCACATGGAGGCGCGGAAGCGGCCTTTGCCCTGGGTCGTCTTGCCGGAAACCTTCATCAAAAGCCACGGCGTCACAATCACCGCGATGAAGAAGGAAAACAGCATGGCCGCCGAGGCGTTGGCCGGAATGGGGCTCATATAGGGCCCCATCAGACCGGAGACGAACATCATCGGCAGCAGGGCCGCGACGATGGTCAAGGTGGCGATGATGGTCGGATTGCCCACCTCGGCCACGCCTTCCACGGCGATCTGAATGGGAGTCTTGGTCTTGTCGCCTTTTTTCATGTGGCAGTGACGGACAATGTTCTCCACCACCACGATGGCGTCATCGACCAGGATACCGATGGAGAAGATCAAGGCGAACAGGCTCACCCGGTTGATTGTGAAGCCCATCAGGTGCGCCGCGAACAGGGTCAGCAAAATGGTGGTGGGGATCACCACCATCACCACCAGACCTTCCCGCCAGCCGATGGTCAGGGTGATCAGAATGACGATGGACACCGTGGCCAGGGCCAGATGGAACAGCAACTCGTCGGCCTTTTCCAGGGCCGTTTCGCCATAGTTCCGCGTAACCTCCACGGAGACTCCGGGCGGGATCAGGCGACCCTTGACGGACTCCAGGCGTTCTTCGAGCTTTTGGGCCACGGTTACCGCATTGGCCCCAGCCCGCTTGGCCAAAGCAATGGACACGGCGGGAACCGGACCACCGGTCTCGGACTTGCCGATCTGCCAGACCCGGTGTTCGCCGGGCTCTGCGCCGACCACCACATTGGCCACGTCCTTCACATAAACCGGACGGCCATCGCGGCTGGTGATCAGCAACTGGCCAATATCGCCGACCCCTTGCAGGGTCTGGCCGGCCACGGCGGGAACGGAATGCCCGCCACTGCGCAGGGTACCCACCTGGAACGACCGATTGGCGTTGCGGATTTTATCGACCACCTGGTTGAGGGTCAGCCCATGGCGGGACAACAACTCTGGATCAGGCTCGACGCGAATCTGGTTGGCCCGACCACCGACGATCAGGGTCAGCCCCACGTCCGGCACCTTGACCAATTCCGGCAGCAGTTCCTCGGCCAGATTATAAAGTGCGTTGTCGTCCCAACGATCGGCCACCTTGGCCTCCGGCGACAGGGTGAAGACGACGATGGGCACGTCGTTGACCCCGCGACCGACGATCAATGGCATGGGAATCCCATAGGGAATGGTATCCAGATGAGCCTGGATGGTTTCGTGGATACGCACGATTGCCACATCCTCGTCAGTGCCCACGTCGAAACGGGCCGAGACCATGACGAAATCGTCCATGCTCTCGGAATAGACATGCTCCACGTTGTCGATGCCGTTGACGATGTCTTCCAACGGCTTGGTCACCAGTTCGACCACGTCCACCGCCTTCAGGCCGTCCACGTTGACGATGATATCAACCACCGGCACGGAGATCTGCGGCTCTTCCTCGCGCGGCAGCACCGCCAGGGCGATCAGGCCCACGGCAATGGAGGCCAGCAGCAACAGCGGCGTCAACGGCGAGGTGATGAAGGCCCGGGTGATATTCCCGGAGATGCCCAGCTTCGGCTCCTGGTCGCTCATGGCAGTTTCACCACGTCGCCGTCGCGCAGGCCGGACAGGATCTCGATTCCCCCGGTCACCGGACGCCCCCGTTCGACGACCACTTCGGTCCCATCGGTCAGGGTGACGAACGTCAGGCCGAAGCGGTCATGCAGCGCTGCCTCGGGCACCACGAAGACTTCCCTTGCGCCGGTTTCCACATAGACCAAGGTCCGCTCGCCGACCAGATAGCCTTCCAAGCCATCGGCCTCCACATCGGCCACGACCCGGCCCTGTTCCATGCGCGGATAGACCTGAACCACCTGGCCTTGGCGTAAATGCTCGTTGGATGCCGCCTGCACGCCACGCGGCCCGACCAATACCATATCGCCTTCCTTCAAGAAGCGGGCGTGGCGTTCGGGCAGGCTCATGCGCAGGAAATAGGCCTCGGCGGCAATGGTGGCGATGACCTCGCCGGGCAGCACCACCGCCCCGGTGGTGGCCTTGACCTCCAACACCCGACCGGAGCCCGGCGCCAGAACGGCGCCCTCGCGGGCCTGTTGCTCGATCACCTGACGTTCGGCCTGCAAGGAGGCCAGATTGCGATCCACGACCCGAAGCGCCGTTTCAGCCGCATCCAATTTGGCCTGAGCAATGGTGCCGGAGCGTTTTAGCTCGCGTGCCCTGTTCAGGTCCGTGTCGGCCTTTTTGCGTTCCGCCACCAAGGACTGCACCTTGGCCTGGATGGCCTGGATCTGGAGCGCCAGTTTGGCGTCACCGACAACGGCGATCTCCTGATCCGCCTCGACCATCGAGCCTTCATCCACCGACAATGCGGCAAGGGTGCCACCGATACGGGCCCGGGCAAGCAGCAAATCAGCGCTTTCCACCGTGGCGAAAACCGCTTTGCGATCTTCGATCATTTGCTTTTTGACAGTGAATTCACCCGCCGATGCGCCCATTTCGGCACCCATCAGGCCCAGAGCCAGAGCAAAGACGCCCCCGAGGGAAGAAAAAATTACATTGTTTTTCAGCATAATAGCATCTCCTGGACCGCTCACGGTCGAATTCCTCAACGAAACTTGCTGACAGATATGGGTGTTTTTCTTATATTAGCAAGATCAAATATAAAAATAACGGAGTCGCGGTGATCATGATGGACGTTGACGTATTGGAGCGCAATGTTCGCGAAGCGTCTGGTTTGCTCAAGTGTTTGAGCAACGACCGGCGGCTGATGATCGTGTGCGAATTGAGCAGCGGCGAGAAGTCCGTGGGGGCGCTGGAAGAGCGCGTGGGCCTGACTCAATCGGCCCTATCCCAGCATTTGGCCCGGTTGCGAAAGGACGGCATCGTCCGCACCCGTCGCGATTCCCAACGCATATACTACTCACTGGTCGATGCCAACGTCACCCGCATGCTGGAAACCCTGGCCGAACTGTATTGCCCGACGGGTTCCGAAGAGGCGTAGACGCTCCGGGCGGGCTGGGAGCCCTGATCCCCGGTCCAGGCAGGGCACTTTTCCACATTGACCGGTTTGATGGACAGTTCGGCCTTGGAATGCAGGCGGATTTCAATGCTGTGCTTCATGCCCGTCACTCTGTCATTGGCGCCACGCGTCGTTCCCGCTCCAGAATATACAAGCCCGACACCGCCACAAGGGCCACTCCGATCCACACCAACGGGTCTGGCACTTCCTGCCAGAACCACCAGCCGAACAGGGTTGCCCAAGCCAGAGCCGTGTAATCCATTGGCGCCAGCAGCGAGGCCTCGGCGATGCGGAAGGCCTGGGTCATGGCCAGCGCCGCGCAACCGCCAACCACGCCCATGATCATATAGAGCCCCATATCCGCGCCGTCGGGCATGCCTTGCCAGACGAATGGCAGGGCGATCAATCCGCCCAGTCCGGCCACCAGGCTGGCCCACAGGGTCATGGCCATGGCGGAGGACCCCACAGCATAGACCCGCGCGGTCACCATGGTGGCGGCATAAAAGAAGGCAGCCGCCAGGACCAACAACGATCCCGGCGCCAAAATGCCGCCGGAAGGCTGGGTGATCACTGCCACGCCGACGGCCCCGATGCCGATGGCCACCCAGCGGCGCGGACCAACCTTTTCGCCCAGCAACAGGATCGACAGGCCGGTCACGAACAAGGGCGCGGCAAATACCAGGGCGATCCCTTCCGCCAGAGGCACCAAGACGATGCCGGTGAAGAAGGTGACTTGAGCCAACAAGATCAAGAGGCCGCGAATCAGGTGCGGCTTGAAGGACGGCCCGGGATGCAAGGCCTTCAGCCGCTGCCCTTTCGGGTTCAAGAGCAACGTCGCGGCCAGAATGGGCAGGATACCGAACATCGCCCGCATGACCATGGTCAGCGGCACCGGATGAGTCTCGCCCATCCATTTGACAATGGCGTCCATGACGGAAAAACCAAATACCGCGAACAGCATAAAGGCGATTCCGGCGGCAGGTCGATGCTGGCGGCCGGTGTCGACCATGGGGCGGGTTCCGTTCTGGGTAATGAAAGGCCTTTGGCGGGTCGATCGACCCGCCGGGTCGGGTCGGCGATGCCAGGCTTGGTGTAGAATTCAAGATCTGGCGTGACGCTTCAGCCGCCGACCGCGTTGAGCCGGGTTTCGAACCGCCGCCTCTCCGGGATCCAGCGGTGCAACTGGAACAAAGGTCGGTCTTCCCACCCGGCCGGATACTCGCCAAGGCGGTTATCCGGCGGCAAGGACGGCGTGACCGATGCGGAACAGGTGGCCAGGTCCACAGCATAGGGCCGGTGCATATGGCCGCAGAACAAGTGCACGACCTGTTTATGTTCCGCGATCAACCGCAGGAACGCGTCTGCCAACACGGGATCGTCGAACTGAAACGGATACTTGGACGTGGTGACCTCGAACGGGGGATGGTGCATGAACAGCGCAGTGGGCCTATCAGGCTGTTCCTTGAGCAGTTCCTCCAAAAGGCACAGCCGGACCGAACAGGTGGTCCCAATGCGGCTTTCCCGGTTCTGGGTGTCCATGGCGATCAGTCGCACAGGGAAGCCTTCCACGCTGTAAATCAGGAACCCCTCGACCATTTTTGCCTGACCAAGACCCTCGAGCCCTTCTACCAGGTTGGCGCCGCGATCACGGTTGCCCAGGGCGAAATGCACCGGAATATCGAGGTCACTCATCATGGACCTGGCGGCCTGGTATTCTTCCGGTTTGCCGTCTTGGGTCACGTCGCCGGTATGCAAGATCAGGTCGGGCTTTTCATCGATCTCGCCCATATGGGCAACAAAAGCCTCCAACGCCGCAACGCGCCCAAGGGTTCGAGACTCGTCCCCTTCGGGTTGGATCAAATGGGTATCGGAGATTTGAGCGATCAGCATCGGGTTCCAAACATTTCTTTTTTGGGCCAGAGGCCGCAAAGCATTTTCCTGCGCCGGGACCATCGCTATATACACAGGATCGCGACGGGAGGAAATGATGCCGTATGTTGAAGTCAGAGATGCCACCGGGACCCTGATCCATACCTATGAGATGGTGGTCGGTGAATATGGCACGCTGGTTACGGACGAGGATCTGTTCGAAGTGGCGAAACAGAACGTCATCGAGGATGAACTGGTGAGTCCGGATCAGGCTGACAAGCTGTCGTTTCGGGTGACCGGATAGTCCGATGAGGGGCGGTGAGCGGTTCGGGAGACTCGCTTATCCACCGACGGCGCAACGATCCCGCGGCCAAAAGGCCCAGGAAGGGAACCTATCCGTGGTAACGCGGAGCAAGCTCCCTCGACAGGTCCTCCGCCCCCGCCTTGCGCGCCAAAAGTGAATTTTGATCATTTGGTCCAATTTCATGACCCCTTATGGATTTGAATGGAAACCAGACCTGCCGATCCCTTTGCGTTCATACAAATAACCGGGAGTTGATGAAATCCCCATTTCCTCGATTTTCTCCTTCCAATCCGTAAGGTGATGGAGAACAATACCAAGGGGCAGATGTCTGATTTTCACCGAGAGATTTGGGTCTGGTCATGGCGGCACGGACAAGCCGACCGAACAAGGGGGGCGTATCAACGTGGAAATTATTGAGACGGATATTGCCATCATCGGGGCCGGAGCGGCGGGCATTAGCGCCGCCATTGCCATTGCCGAAATCGATCCGAACGTAAAAATTTCTTTGATATCAAAAGTATACCCGATGCGCAGCCACACCTGTGCCGCCGAAGGGGGGGCCGCGGGCGTCGCCAAACCCGAAGACAGCCTGGATAAGCATTTCGACGATACGGTTGCCGGCGGGGATTGGCTTTGCGATCAGGATGCCGTCGAATGGTTCGTCGAACAGGCGCCGAAGGAACTGGCTCGGATCGAGCGCTGGGGATGCCCCTGGAGTCGCGACAAGGATGGCAACGTCGCGGTGCGACCGTTTGGTGGCAT
The sequence above is drawn from the Magnetospira sp. QH-2 genome and encodes:
- a CDS encoding efflux RND transporter periplasmic adaptor subunit translates to MNGSGWKSAVAALVLGAFVAGSAQAQDFKTMVVQSVQVGGTATVGGTVIPFKEATFTAQIPGRVEFIAGSEGDSVKKGDVVVAIDDDDIQAQRRAAQAQIYNAETALRNAQVQYSRELISPRTNSMTGMPGMGMPNMFDQMFTRPMGEMMGRTYPGLERHADLYAQGAGVNQARNSITTARANLESLDAKLKDARQTAPFDGVIVEKLAEVGDTVQPGTPLIEFAHTDFLRIIADVPVRLVNGLSKGMFVPARLDIGGAKIQAKVAQIFPMADRQRHTVKVKFDLPKGVPGGPGMYVEVTIPDSSVPLRAVPSIPENALVWRGSLPSVFVLKDGQPSLRVVRVGYPLGNGNVSVLSGLSGGEQVIVDPPANLVSGGR
- a CDS encoding efflux RND transporter permease subunit, with amino-acid sequence MSDQEPKLGISGNITRAFITSPLTPLLLLASIAVGLIALAVLPREEEPQISVPVVDIIVNVDGLKAVDVVELVTKPLEDIVNGIDNVEHVYSESMDDFVMVSARFDVGTDEDVAIVRIHETIQAHLDTIPYGIPMPLIVGRGVNDVPIVVFTLSPEAKVADRWDDNALYNLAEELLPELVKVPDVGLTLIVGGRANQIRVEPDPELLSRHGLTLNQVVDKIRNANRSFQVGTLRSGGHSVPAVAGQTLQGVGDIGQLLITSRDGRPVYVKDVANVVVGAEPGEHRVWQIGKSETGGPVPAVSIALAKRAGANAVTVAQKLEERLESVKGRLIPPGVSVEVTRNYGETALEKADELLFHLALATVSIVILITLTIGWREGLVVMVVIPTTILLTLFAAHLMGFTINRVSLFALIFSIGILVDDAIVVVENIVRHCHMKKGDKTKTPIQIAVEGVAEVGNPTIIATLTIVAALLPMMFVSGLMGPYMSPIPANASAAMLFSFFIAVIVTPWLLMKVSGKTTQGKGRFRASMCKLLSPILRCSEKEVDDRLREEFDIFEPDSTSYDHLEHEGKLGAFYRRVARPVLEGRGRSKLLLAVTSVATIGVMVLFATKDVTVKLLPFDNKSEFQIVVDLPEGSALEDTERVLKAAAERIRDLPELVSIQAYAGTSAPFNFNGLVRHYYLREKPELGDLQVNLTAKHHRDRTSHDIALDVRQKLADLEVPEGTSVKVVEVPPGPPVLSTLLAEVYGPDAESRRAAAAKIRQAYEAVDFVVDVDDSFGAPTERLRFVIDQEALEFHGVSEQAVYDSLQVLLGGVTVGHSQRGRGADPIEIAVRLPKSDLYPSERLLATPLPAPGPAGDGGRIVELGDVVRIVREQASFPIFRRDGHFAEMIMGEPAGRFEAPVYGMFAVEDQVASMDWGSVGPPEFLYHGQPEDESKVSVLWDGEWEITYVTFRDMGAAFAVAIMAIYLLVVGQFGSFKVPLVILVPVPLTLIGIVIGHWLFNAPFTATSMIGFIALAGIIVRNSILLVDFINHQRETGIPLRQALIDAGATRFKPIFLTALAAMIGAAFILADPIFQGLAISMVFGLMSSTALTLLVIPAIYVWLRDDGRGFGEGEKDG
- a CDS encoding efflux RND transporter periplasmic adaptor subunit; this translates as MLKNNVIFSSLGGVFALALGLMGAEMGASAGEFTVKKQMIEDRKAVFATVESADLLLARARIGGTLAALSVDEGSMVEADQEIAVVGDAKLALQIQAIQAKVQSLVAERKKADTDLNRARELKRSGTIAQAKLDAAETALRVVDRNLASLQAERQVIEQQAREGAVLAPGSGRVLEVKATTGAVVLPGEVIATIAAEAYFLRMSLPERHARFLKEGDMVLVGPRGVQAASNEHLRQGQVVQVYPRMEQGRVVADVEADGLEGYLVGERTLVYVETGAREVFVVPEAALHDRFGLTFVTLTDGTEVVVERGRPVTGGIEILSGLRDGDVVKLP
- a CDS encoding ArsR/SmtB family transcription factor, which produces MMDVDVLERNVREASGLLKCLSNDRRLMIVCELSSGEKSVGALEERVGLTQSALSQHLARLRKDGIVRTRRDSQRIYYSLVDANVTRMLETLAELYCPTGSEEA
- a CDS encoding DMT family transporter, which translates into the protein MVDTGRQHRPAAGIAFMLFAVFGFSVMDAIVKWMGETHPVPLTMVMRAMFGILPILAATLLLNPKGQRLKALHPGPSFKPHLIRGLLILLAQVTFFTGIVLVPLAEGIALVFAAPLFVTGLSILLLGEKVGPRRWVAIGIGAVGVAVITQPSGGILAPGSLLVLAAAFFYAATMVTARVYAVGSSAMAMTLWASLVAGLGGLIALPFVWQGMPDGADMGLYMIMGVVGGCAALAMTQAFRIAEASLLAPMDYTALAWATLFGWWFWQEVPDPLVWIGVALVAVSGLYILERERRVAPMTE
- a CDS encoding metallophosphoesterase — protein: MLIAQISDTHLIQPEGDESRTLGRVAALEAFVAHMGEIDEKPDLILHTGDVTQDGKPEEYQAARSMMSDLDIPVHFALGNRDRGANLVEGLEGLGQAKMVEGFLIYSVEGFPVRLIAMDTQNRESRIGTTCSVRLCLLEELLKEQPDRPTALFMHHPPFEVTTSKYPFQFDDPVLADAFLRLIAEHKQVVHLFCGHMHRPYAVDLATCSASVTPSLPPDNRLGEYPAGWEDRPLFQLHRWIPERRRFETRLNAVGG